In Molothrus ater isolate BHLD 08-10-18 breed brown headed cowbird chromosome 7, BPBGC_Mater_1.1, whole genome shotgun sequence, one genomic interval encodes:
- the STRADB gene encoding STE20-related kinase adapter protein beta isoform X1 has protein sequence MSCLDCSCILRTPVESIRPEELSQSSIHECLADSDLAWIPPSTGKNEMVFCSSNVSHYELQLEIGRRFNNLTSVYLARHTPTDRQVAVRITDLENCSEEHLKALQNEVVLSHFFQHPNIMTFWTVFTAGSWLWVISPFMAYGSARHLLKTYFPEGMSEALIGNILFGAIRGLNYMHQNGYIHRNIKASHILISEDGLVSLSGLNNLYSLVSNGQKSKVVYDFPQFSTSVLPWLSPELLRQDLSGYNMKSDIYSVGITACELANGQVPFQDMPRTQMLLQKLKGPTYCPWDINTFPRGESRMKNSRSGVDSGIGESMTRTMTSERLQMPFSKTFSPAFHNLVELCLQQDPEKRPSASSLLSHTFFKQVKEQTQNSLLSLLPPPIQNNRSEFLALPSAAVGTELGRSATNQDDTDWEF, from the exons GCTGATTCTGATCTAGCCTGGATTCCCCCATCTACAGGAAAGAATGAAATGGTATTTTGCTCTTCTAATGTCTCTCATTATGAACTCCAGCTGGAAATAG GAAGGAGGTTCAACAATTTAACTTCAGTCTACCTTGCACGGCATACACCTACAGACAGGCAAGTTGCTGTAAGGATCACAGACCTTGAAAATTGCTCTGAAGAGCACTTGAAAGCCTTACAG AATGAGGTGGTTTTATCACACTTTTTCCAGCATCCCAACATAATGACATTTTGGACAGTGTTTACAGCTGGAAGCTGGCTTTGGGTCATCTCCCCATTCATGGCCTATG GTTCAGCTAGACACCTGCTGAAGACTTACTTTCCTGAAGGAATGAGTGAAGCTTTGATAGGGAACATTCTGTTTGGTGCAATCAGAGGATTAAATTACATGCACCAGAATGGATATATTCACAG GAATATTAAAGCTAGCCACATTCTGATTTCAGAGGATGGGCTGGTTTCTCTCTCTGGCCTAAACAACCTCTACAGTTTAGTTAGCAATGGACAGAAGTCAAAGGTGGTGTATGATTTCCCCCAGTTTAGTACATCTGTGCTTCCTTGGCTGAGTCCTGAACTACTGAGACAG GATTTGTCTGGCTATAACATGAAGTCTGACATTTACAGTGTGGGAATTACAGCATGTGAATTAGCCAATGGACAAGTTCCATTTCAAGATATGCCTCGTACTCAG ATGCTGCTGCAAAAGCTGAAAGGTCCCACCTACTGTCCTTGGGATATAAATACCTTTCCCCGGGGGGAATCCAGGATGAAGAATTCCCGATCAGGTGTTGATTCTGGAATTGGTGAGAGCATGACACGCACAATGACCAGTGAAAGACTTCAAATGCccttttccaaaacattttcacCTGCTTTCCACAACTTGGTAGAACTTTGCTTGCAACAGGACCCTGAGAAAAG GCCATCAGCAAGCAGTTTGCTTTCGCATACGTTCTTCAAACAG gtAAAGGAACAAACGCAGAATTCACTACTGTCCCTATTACCACCTCCTATTCAAAATAACAGATCAGAGTTCTTGGcactgccctcagcagcagttGGAACTGAACTTGGACGTAGTGCTACAAATCAAGATGATACAGACTGGGAATTCTAA
- the STRADB gene encoding STE20-related kinase adapter protein beta isoform X2 encodes MSCLDCSCILRTPVESIRPEELSQSSIHECLADSDLAWIPPSTGKNEMVFCSSNVSHYELQLEIGRRFNNLTSVYLARHTPTDRQVAVRITDLENCSEEHLKALQHPNIMTFWTVFTAGSWLWVISPFMAYGSARHLLKTYFPEGMSEALIGNILFGAIRGLNYMHQNGYIHRNIKASHILISEDGLVSLSGLNNLYSLVSNGQKSKVVYDFPQFSTSVLPWLSPELLRQDLSGYNMKSDIYSVGITACELANGQVPFQDMPRTQMLLQKLKGPTYCPWDINTFPRGESRMKNSRSGVDSGIGESMTRTMTSERLQMPFSKTFSPAFHNLVELCLQQDPEKRPSASSLLSHTFFKQVKEQTQNSLLSLLPPPIQNNRSEFLALPSAAVGTELGRSATNQDDTDWEF; translated from the exons GCTGATTCTGATCTAGCCTGGATTCCCCCATCTACAGGAAAGAATGAAATGGTATTTTGCTCTTCTAATGTCTCTCATTATGAACTCCAGCTGGAAATAG GAAGGAGGTTCAACAATTTAACTTCAGTCTACCTTGCACGGCATACACCTACAGACAGGCAAGTTGCTGTAAGGATCACAGACCTTGAAAATTGCTCTGAAGAGCACTTGAAAGCCTTACAG CATCCCAACATAATGACATTTTGGACAGTGTTTACAGCTGGAAGCTGGCTTTGGGTCATCTCCCCATTCATGGCCTATG GTTCAGCTAGACACCTGCTGAAGACTTACTTTCCTGAAGGAATGAGTGAAGCTTTGATAGGGAACATTCTGTTTGGTGCAATCAGAGGATTAAATTACATGCACCAGAATGGATATATTCACAG GAATATTAAAGCTAGCCACATTCTGATTTCAGAGGATGGGCTGGTTTCTCTCTCTGGCCTAAACAACCTCTACAGTTTAGTTAGCAATGGACAGAAGTCAAAGGTGGTGTATGATTTCCCCCAGTTTAGTACATCTGTGCTTCCTTGGCTGAGTCCTGAACTACTGAGACAG GATTTGTCTGGCTATAACATGAAGTCTGACATTTACAGTGTGGGAATTACAGCATGTGAATTAGCCAATGGACAAGTTCCATTTCAAGATATGCCTCGTACTCAG ATGCTGCTGCAAAAGCTGAAAGGTCCCACCTACTGTCCTTGGGATATAAATACCTTTCCCCGGGGGGAATCCAGGATGAAGAATTCCCGATCAGGTGTTGATTCTGGAATTGGTGAGAGCATGACACGCACAATGACCAGTGAAAGACTTCAAATGCccttttccaaaacattttcacCTGCTTTCCACAACTTGGTAGAACTTTGCTTGCAACAGGACCCTGAGAAAAG GCCATCAGCAAGCAGTTTGCTTTCGCATACGTTCTTCAAACAG gtAAAGGAACAAACGCAGAATTCACTACTGTCCCTATTACCACCTCCTATTCAAAATAACAGATCAGAGTTCTTGGcactgccctcagcagcagttGGAACTGAACTTGGACGTAGTGCTACAAATCAAGATGATACAGACTGGGAATTCTAA
- the STRADB gene encoding STE20-related kinase adapter protein beta isoform X4, with translation MSCLDCSCILRTPVESIRPEELSQSSIHECLADSDLAWIPPSTGKNEMVFCSSNVSHYELQLEIGSARHLLKTYFPEGMSEALIGNILFGAIRGLNYMHQNGYIHRNIKASHILISEDGLVSLSGLNNLYSLVSNGQKSKVVYDFPQFSTSVLPWLSPELLRQDLSGYNMKSDIYSVGITACELANGQVPFQDMPRTQMLLQKLKGPTYCPWDINTFPRGESRMKNSRSGVDSGIGESMTRTMTSERLQMPFSKTFSPAFHNLVELCLQQDPEKRPSASSLLSHTFFKQVKEQTQNSLLSLLPPPIQNNRSEFLALPSAAVGTELGRSATNQDDTDWEF, from the exons GCTGATTCTGATCTAGCCTGGATTCCCCCATCTACAGGAAAGAATGAAATGGTATTTTGCTCTTCTAATGTCTCTCATTATGAACTCCAGCTGGAAATAG GTTCAGCTAGACACCTGCTGAAGACTTACTTTCCTGAAGGAATGAGTGAAGCTTTGATAGGGAACATTCTGTTTGGTGCAATCAGAGGATTAAATTACATGCACCAGAATGGATATATTCACAG GAATATTAAAGCTAGCCACATTCTGATTTCAGAGGATGGGCTGGTTTCTCTCTCTGGCCTAAACAACCTCTACAGTTTAGTTAGCAATGGACAGAAGTCAAAGGTGGTGTATGATTTCCCCCAGTTTAGTACATCTGTGCTTCCTTGGCTGAGTCCTGAACTACTGAGACAG GATTTGTCTGGCTATAACATGAAGTCTGACATTTACAGTGTGGGAATTACAGCATGTGAATTAGCCAATGGACAAGTTCCATTTCAAGATATGCCTCGTACTCAG ATGCTGCTGCAAAAGCTGAAAGGTCCCACCTACTGTCCTTGGGATATAAATACCTTTCCCCGGGGGGAATCCAGGATGAAGAATTCCCGATCAGGTGTTGATTCTGGAATTGGTGAGAGCATGACACGCACAATGACCAGTGAAAGACTTCAAATGCccttttccaaaacattttcacCTGCTTTCCACAACTTGGTAGAACTTTGCTTGCAACAGGACCCTGAGAAAAG GCCATCAGCAAGCAGTTTGCTTTCGCATACGTTCTTCAAACAG gtAAAGGAACAAACGCAGAATTCACTACTGTCCCTATTACCACCTCCTATTCAAAATAACAGATCAGAGTTCTTGGcactgccctcagcagcagttGGAACTGAACTTGGACGTAGTGCTACAAATCAAGATGATACAGACTGGGAATTCTAA
- the STRADB gene encoding STE20-related kinase adapter protein beta isoform X3 yields the protein MSCLDCSCILRTPVESIRPEELSQSSIHECLADSDLAWIPPSTGKNEMVFCSSNVSHYELQLEIGRRFNNLTSVYLARHTPTDRQVAVRITDLENCSEEHLKALQNEVVLSHFFQHPNIMTFWTVFTAGSWLWVISPFMAYGSARHLLKTYFPEGMSEALIGNILFGAIRGLNYMHQNGYIHRNIKASHILISEDGLVSLSGLNNLYSLVSNGQKSKVVYDFPQFSTSVLPWLSPELLRQDLSGYNMKSDIYSVGITACELANGQVPFQDMPRTQMLLQKLKGPTYCPWDINTFPRGESRMKNSRSGVDSGIGESMTRTMTSERLQMPFSKTFSPAFHNLVELCLQQDPEKR from the exons GCTGATTCTGATCTAGCCTGGATTCCCCCATCTACAGGAAAGAATGAAATGGTATTTTGCTCTTCTAATGTCTCTCATTATGAACTCCAGCTGGAAATAG GAAGGAGGTTCAACAATTTAACTTCAGTCTACCTTGCACGGCATACACCTACAGACAGGCAAGTTGCTGTAAGGATCACAGACCTTGAAAATTGCTCTGAAGAGCACTTGAAAGCCTTACAG AATGAGGTGGTTTTATCACACTTTTTCCAGCATCCCAACATAATGACATTTTGGACAGTGTTTACAGCTGGAAGCTGGCTTTGGGTCATCTCCCCATTCATGGCCTATG GTTCAGCTAGACACCTGCTGAAGACTTACTTTCCTGAAGGAATGAGTGAAGCTTTGATAGGGAACATTCTGTTTGGTGCAATCAGAGGATTAAATTACATGCACCAGAATGGATATATTCACAG GAATATTAAAGCTAGCCACATTCTGATTTCAGAGGATGGGCTGGTTTCTCTCTCTGGCCTAAACAACCTCTACAGTTTAGTTAGCAATGGACAGAAGTCAAAGGTGGTGTATGATTTCCCCCAGTTTAGTACATCTGTGCTTCCTTGGCTGAGTCCTGAACTACTGAGACAG GATTTGTCTGGCTATAACATGAAGTCTGACATTTACAGTGTGGGAATTACAGCATGTGAATTAGCCAATGGACAAGTTCCATTTCAAGATATGCCTCGTACTCAG ATGCTGCTGCAAAAGCTGAAAGGTCCCACCTACTGTCCTTGGGATATAAATACCTTTCCCCGGGGGGAATCCAGGATGAAGAATTCCCGATCAGGTGTTGATTCTGGAATTGGTGAGAGCATGACACGCACAATGACCAGTGAAAGACTTCAAATGCccttttccaaaacattttcacCTGCTTTCCACAACTTGGTAGAACTTTGCTTGCAACAGGACCCTGAGAAAAG gtAA
- the TMEM237 gene encoding transmembrane protein 237 — translation MAARRAGPGVCPPRALPPVPSGSQDEIPLSRPKKRKPKGKTPLDGIVQAAVRRQSESSEPLTPEPPDAPPQRKRKKKKVPTDSETSFTQQNVASLFQNGNGMDVPEAEETVIRKQRKRTKKPRPAEVSSNELEVEEEDIIEDEHRKSPDQQPVFAAPTGISQPVSKVFVEKNRRFHATDRAELIKTTENINVLLDVKASWTTRDVALSVHRSFRVLGLFTHGFLAGYAVWNIVVIYILAGNELSMVSNLLEQYKTIAYPAQSLFYFLLSISTVSAFDRIDLAKASVALRGFLTLDPAALASFLYFAALILSLSQQMTCDRIHLYTPPSENGSIWTAGTEAEIVHSWVVVNLVVSVLVGTSWIFLSSRPELDHSEELMFHSEIEEFPHRDVIPRVQP, via the exons AtggcggcgcggcgggcgggcccCGGCGTG TGCCCACCTCGTGCCCTTCCTCCAGTGCCAAG TGGAAGCCAAG ATGAAATTCCACTCAGTCGtcccaaaaaaaggaaacccaAAGGAAAGACTCCATTAG ATGGCATTGTGCAAGCAGCAGTTCGTCGGCAGTCTGAAAGCAGCGAGCCCCTgacccctgagccccctgaTGCCCCTCCTCAGAGGAAACGCAAGAAGAAGAAAGTACCTACTG ATTCTGAGACCTCTTTTACCCAGCAGAATGTGGCATCCCTATTTCAGAATGGAAATGGCATGGATGTCCCTGAAGCTGAAGAAACGGTGATCCgcaaacagagaaaaaggacAAA GAAACCTCGGCCAGCTGAAGTAAGCTCCAATGAGCTGGAAGTGGAGGAGGAAGACATCATTGAAGATGAGCACAGGAAGAGCCCAGATCAGcagcctgtgtttgctgctcccACTGGAATTAGTCAGCCTGTTAGCAAAGTGTTTGTTGAAAAAAATC GGCGTTTTCATGCAACTGACCGTGCAGAATTGATTAAAACCACTGAAAATATCAATGTACTTCTGGATGTGAAGGCTTCGTGGACTACTAGAGATGTTGCCCTCTCAGTGCACCGAAGCTTCAG GGTGTTGGGCCTCTTCACCCATGGCTTCCTTGCTGGTTATGCTGTATGGAACATCGTGGTTATCTACATTTTGGCAGGAAATGAGCTTTCCATGGTTTCTAACCTGCTTGAGCAGTATAAGACAATAGCATATCCAGCTCAAAGTTTGTTCTACTTTTTGCTATCTATCAGTACAGTCTCAGCCTTTGACAG GATTGATCTGGCAAAAGCATCAGTTGCACTGAGGGGCTTTCTGACCCTAGACCCAGCAGCACTAGCTTCTTTCT TGTACTTTGCTGCTCTTATCTTATCCTTAAGCCAGCAGATGACGTGTGACAGAATCCACCTCTACACGCCACCTTCAGAAAATGGCAGTATCTG GACCGCAGGTACAGAGGCAGAAATTGTTCATTCGTGGGTTGTGGTGAATCTCGTAGTGTCTGTTCTAGTTGGGACAAGTTGGATCTTCTTAAGTTCCCGACCAGAGCTAGACCACAGTGAAG AATTGATGTTTCACTCTGAAATTGAGGAATTTCCTCACAGAGATGTCATACCCAGAGTCCAGCCATAA